A stretch of the Alnus glutinosa chromosome 6, dhAlnGlut1.1, whole genome shotgun sequence genome encodes the following:
- the LOC133871109 gene encoding protein OXIDATIVE STRESS 3 LIKE 4-like gives MEVLVGPVFGIEVRDRSGVAVVPNDTDQRRVATCLFLKDDDVGVPGKALEQDDDLSESSSSIGAPDDSEDEDNDDVSSKEVRSGFNGGGFAFLGSLEDSLPIKRGLSNHFTGKSKSFANLSEVSTVKDLEKSENSFNKRRRILVASKLSSRRSSFYSSFNPKSMPLLALKEDEDEDEQHQDRQGYPSSSSSSSPSSSSSSSSEKKERQEEDRDNPERLVKKLLDRRFLSLKSRSCFSLSDLQEHDEQEDDNDDDDD, from the exons ATGGAGGTTCTGGTGGGTCCCGTATTCGGCATCGAAGTTAGGGACCGGAGCGGCGTCGCCGTCGTTCCCAACGACACCGATCAGCGCAGGGTGGCGACTTGCCTGTTTTTGAAGGACGATGATGTCGGCGTGCCGGGGAAGGCCCTGGAGCAGGACGACGACTTGTCGGAGAGTTCGTCCTCGATCGGAGCGCCAGACGATAGCGAGGACGAGGACAACGACGACGTTTCCTCGAAGGAGGTGCGGAGCGGTTTCAACGGTGGAGGATTTGCTTTTTTGGGTTCATTGGAAGACTCTCTTCCCATcaa GAGGGGATTATCGAACCATTTTACAGGGAAATCAAAGTCGTTTGCGAATCTATCGGAAGTGAGCACAGTGAAGGATCTGGAGAAATCGGAGAACTCATTCAACAAGAGGAGGAGAATTTTGGTGGCGTCCAAGTTGTCGTCAAGGAGATCTTCCTTCTACAGCTCTTTCAACCCTAAATCCATGCCTCTGCTGGCTCTCaaggaagatgaagatgaagacgaACAACATCAAGATCGACAAGGAtatccatcatcatcatcatcatcatcgccCTCCTCGTCATCATCGTCGTCATCAGAGAAAAAGGAACGACAAGAAGAAGATCGAGATAATCCGGAGAGACTAGTAAAAAAATTGCTTGACAGGAGGTTTTTGAGTTTGAAATCAAggagttgtttttctctctcGGATCTGCAAGAACACGATGAACAGGAAGATGATAATGATGACGATGATGATTAG